In a genomic window of Thermus albus:
- the cobA gene encoding uroporphyrinogen-III C-methyltransferase: MGRVYLVGAGPGDPELLTLKAYRLLREAPVVLHDRLLDERVLSLIGGKKVDVGKGQGESHKQEAIHRLLLHYAQAFPFVVRLKGGDPFVFGRGGEEALFLASHGVEVEVVPGVSSVLATGLPLTHRGLSSGFAVVSGVLDGGGYPDLSPFIHVPTLVVLMGVKRRAWIAQELIRLGRRADEPGLFVMEATTLKERKVWATLKEVAAGKVEITAPAVWVLGEVVRLFRPCTKEASASLAKVEV; encoded by the coding sequence ATGGGTAGGGTCTACCTGGTGGGGGCTGGGCCAGGGGACCCGGAGCTCCTCACCCTGAAGGCCTACCGGCTCCTAAGGGAGGCCCCTGTGGTTCTGCACGACCGGCTCTTGGACGAGAGGGTCCTCTCCTTGATAGGCGGGAAAAAGGTAGATGTGGGAAAGGGGCAGGGGGAAAGCCACAAGCAAGAGGCCATCCACCGCCTCCTTCTTCACTACGCCCAGGCCTTTCCCTTCGTGGTCCGGCTCAAGGGCGGGGATCCCTTCGTATTCGGTAGAGGCGGAGAGGAAGCCCTCTTCCTAGCTTCCCATGGGGTGGAGGTGGAGGTGGTACCAGGGGTGAGCAGCGTGTTGGCCACGGGGCTTCCTCTCACCCACCGCGGCCTGAGCTCAGGGTTCGCCGTGGTCTCGGGCGTTTTGGATGGGGGTGGGTACCCAGACCTCAGCCCCTTCATCCACGTGCCCACCCTGGTGGTCCTCATGGGGGTGAAAAGGCGGGCCTGGATCGCCCAAGAGCTCATCCGGCTGGGGAGGAGGGCGGATGAACCCGGCCTGTTCGTCATGGAGGCCACCACCCTAAAGGAGAGGAAGGTATGGGCCACCCTGAAGGAGGTGGCAGCGGGGAAGGTGGAGATTACCGCTCCAGCGGTATGGGTGCTGGGGGAAGTGGTGAGGCTCTTCAGACCATGCACCAAGGAGGCCTCGGCATCCCTGGCGAAGGTGGAGGTTTAG
- a CDS encoding sulfite exporter TauE/SafE family protein translates to MALLLGFLIAFAIGVTGVGAGTVTAPLLILALGLPPEVAVGTALLFGFLVKVPAGLVYLSRGQVSANALGLLLVGGLPGVLLGSLLLVHLKGARDLVLLLVGLTVVLSAGLALYRTLVRLSTARKKPWLLPPAAFGIGLEVGFSSAGAGALGTLLLLYATRLTPQQVVGTDILYGLALALVGGGVHLHFGQVDSETLLPLSMGGVVGAILGALLATRVPKEPFRVALLIWLLFIGAQLVYRGVAHG, encoded by the coding sequence ATGGCCTTGCTTCTGGGCTTCCTCATCGCTTTCGCCATCGGGGTTACCGGGGTGGGAGCCGGCACCGTAACCGCCCCTCTCCTCATCCTGGCCTTGGGCCTGCCCCCGGAGGTGGCGGTGGGCACCGCGTTGCTCTTCGGTTTTCTCGTAAAGGTCCCGGCCGGGCTCGTCTACCTTTCACGGGGCCAGGTCTCGGCAAACGCCCTCGGCCTCCTTCTTGTGGGGGGGCTCCCCGGTGTCCTTCTGGGCAGCCTGCTACTCGTCCACCTCAAGGGCGCTAGGGATTTGGTCCTTCTCCTGGTGGGGCTCACCGTGGTCCTCTCGGCTGGGCTTGCCCTGTACCGCACCCTCGTCCGCCTATCCACGGCCAGGAAAAAGCCCTGGCTCCTGCCTCCGGCTGCCTTCGGGATCGGCCTCGAGGTAGGGTTTTCCTCCGCGGGAGCCGGGGCGCTTGGCACCCTCCTTCTCCTCTACGCCACTCGGCTTACCCCCCAGCAGGTGGTGGGCACGGACATCCTCTATGGCCTGGCCCTGGCCCTAGTGGGCGGCGGAGTCCACCTGCACTTCGGCCAGGTGGACTCGGAAACCCTCCTTCCCCTAAGCATGGGCGGGGTGGTGGGGGCTATACTGGGAGCCCTCCTGGCCACCAGGGTCCCCAAGGAACCCTTCCGGGTTGCCCTTCTAATCTGGCTCCTTTTCATCGGCGCCCAGCTGGTCTACCGGGGGGTGGCCCATGGGTAG